A window from Desulfonatronovibrio magnus encodes these proteins:
- a CDS encoding transposase, with protein MSYSLHFKENVVKMVLTGSNSQAQVAKDMGVPASTMRYWLKTIQHPGSTTMAKHEKRPQDWSSKEKLEA; from the coding sequence ATGTCTTACTCTTTGCATTTTAAGGAAAATGTAGTCAAAATGGTACTTACAGGTTCTAATTCTCAAGCTCAGGTCGCCAAAGATATGGGAGTACCTGCGTCTACCATGCGATACTGGCTTAAAACAATCCAGCACCCAGGAAGTACCACGATGGCTAAACATGAAAAACGTCCCCAGGATTGGTCCTCTAAAGAAAAACTTGAGGC